One Bradyrhizobium sp. ISRA464 genomic window carries:
- a CDS encoding MATE family efflux transporter yields MGKTAKPKAVSASRRRLTRGAAAHQFAVELSETARLALPMVLTQVGQIAMMTTDLAFIGRISAEALAAAALAGRFYLISVTLGVGLMSAIAPLAAQAFGANNLALVRRALRMGLWAALILSLPIMAIALQGEQILLALDQAPDVARLAQQYLFGLAWGAAPALCFLAIRSFMGAVNRPQPIFWITSAAIPINALLVYMLGYGKLGLPRLELFGAGLATTLVNCGTFLAGLWCATKRRPFGDYHAFARPWRFDWPVLRQLIAIGTPISIASLIESGLFWATALLAGLISTSALAAHQIAVQVAAILYMIYFGVGMAAAVRVGQAVGRNDGGGIKRANRAAMLIGVVIAATLTLAVIAARFKIAELFLVRTGDDADTTIGLTAKLLLVGAILFITDAAQCITAGGLRGLKDTRVPLLFASIAWWLVGFSLSYLLGLNIGLGVIGIWIGLSTGTTVYAALLILRFRRLASRCNVTVEA; encoded by the coding sequence ATGGGCAAGACAGCCAAACCAAAGGCGGTATCGGCTTCCCGGCGCCGACTGACGAGAGGGGCGGCCGCCCATCAATTCGCTGTCGAGCTCAGTGAAACCGCGAGACTCGCCTTGCCGATGGTACTGACCCAGGTTGGTCAGATCGCGATGATGACGACTGATCTTGCCTTCATCGGACGCATCAGCGCTGAGGCGCTCGCCGCCGCAGCGCTAGCCGGCCGGTTCTACCTCATCAGCGTCACGCTCGGTGTAGGGCTGATGTCTGCCATAGCGCCTTTGGCGGCGCAGGCGTTTGGGGCGAATAATCTGGCCCTAGTCCGGCGCGCGCTGCGCATGGGCCTATGGGCGGCGCTGATTCTGTCCTTGCCGATTATGGCGATTGCGCTGCAAGGGGAGCAAATACTGCTTGCTCTTGATCAGGCGCCGGACGTGGCGCGGCTCGCCCAGCAATACCTGTTCGGACTAGCGTGGGGCGCAGCGCCGGCGCTGTGCTTTCTGGCCATTCGCAGTTTCATGGGCGCGGTCAATCGGCCGCAGCCGATCTTCTGGATCACGTCGGCAGCCATTCCGATCAATGCACTGCTGGTCTATATGCTCGGCTATGGGAAGCTCGGACTGCCCCGGCTGGAGCTGTTCGGGGCGGGTCTTGCGACCACGCTGGTGAACTGCGGCACGTTTTTGGCCGGCTTGTGGTGCGCTACAAAGCGTCGGCCGTTTGGTGACTACCATGCCTTTGCGCGTCCCTGGCGCTTCGATTGGCCTGTCTTGCGGCAGCTGATCGCGATCGGAACGCCGATCTCAATCGCCTCCTTGATCGAGTCGGGTCTATTCTGGGCCACGGCACTCCTGGCGGGCCTGATCAGCACCAGTGCGCTCGCCGCTCATCAGATCGCGGTTCAGGTCGCCGCGATCCTGTACATGATCTATTTCGGCGTCGGCATGGCGGCCGCTGTGCGGGTTGGCCAAGCGGTCGGCCGCAACGACGGTGGCGGCATCAAACGGGCAAATCGGGCCGCGATGCTGATCGGTGTCGTCATCGCCGCAACGCTAACGCTTGCGGTGATCGCCGCCCGTTTTAAGATCGCTGAGCTGTTTCTCGTTAGAACCGGCGACGATGCCGACACGACGATCGGACTTACGGCAAAGCTCCTCCTGGTCGGCGCAATCCTCTTTATCACTGATGCCGCGCAGTGCATTACGGCTGGTGGTCTGCGCGGACTGAAGGACACGCGGGTGCCACTTCTGTTTGCCAGTATCGCTTGGTGGCTCGTCGGCTTTTCCCTCAGCTACCTGCTTGGTTTGAACATCGGCCTTGGCGTCATTGGTATCTGGATTGGCTTGTCGACAGGGACGACTGTCTACGCAGCACTCCTCATTCTCCGCTTTCGACGCTTGGCAAGCCGGTGCAACGTTACGGTTGAAGCATAA
- a CDS encoding porin, whose amino-acid sequence MTFSKMSSDLFRTIKKAVLASATGLIALSGARAADLPVKAKAIEYVKACALYGAGFYYIPGTDTCIKLGGYLRVDLIANSNSDFDPAANGAAGARNRLSNFYTWRSREGLNVDTRTATEYGVVRTFFQGVFSWTSGGYVGAGVGDAGGATTYNGAISGGQGTGAIAQGSLGVYSAFIQFAGFTVGKAISQFSAPWTNYPANNFDDLPGGGGWVTGVNQLTYTADFGQGITASVSAQDQVAYGTTNIWNINGGTAASLATGAYGVNDIGGSRSPDLIAMIRIDQAWGLFQASLAAHDNHAAYYGVDETSGHPGGKWGWAAQLALSLKNIPTGAGDTVNLSGAYTSGATRYNFNDLMATTYAMYGGTGLAGAYQSVGLAGLSDSAFVAGAGQELTTTYGFHGGYTHNWDPHWNTSLYGGWAAVRHNSTAKSYICSAFVANLSLSSGSAGCNPDFNYGVVGVVTQWTPVKNLTFSADLAYTMLDQKYASGSTVTLPPQSAIAKPAAVYELKDQSTLTLLLRAQRNW is encoded by the coding sequence ATGACATTCTCAAAGATGAGCTCTGATCTATTTCGAACGATCAAAAAGGCTGTCCTGGCGTCAGCGACAGGTCTGATCGCGTTGAGTGGAGCACGGGCAGCTGACCTTCCCGTCAAGGCCAAAGCGATCGAGTACGTGAAGGCTTGCGCGCTGTATGGTGCTGGCTTCTACTACATCCCTGGCACCGACACATGTATCAAGCTGGGTGGTTATCTACGCGTTGACTTGATCGCGAACAGTAACAGCGATTTTGATCCGGCTGCTAATGGTGCGGCAGGGGCGCGGAACCGCTTGAGTAACTTCTACACCTGGCGCTCTCGCGAAGGCTTGAATGTCGACACGCGCACTGCGACCGAGTACGGCGTGGTTCGCACCTTCTTCCAAGGCGTGTTCAGCTGGACTTCGGGTGGCTATGTTGGTGCGGGCGTAGGTGACGCCGGAGGTGCAACCACATATAACGGGGCTATTTCCGGAGGACAGGGCACTGGCGCGATCGCCCAAGGATCGCTCGGCGTCTATTCGGCGTTCATCCAGTTCGCGGGCTTTACTGTGGGTAAAGCCATCTCGCAATTCTCCGCACCTTGGACCAATTATCCGGCGAACAACTTCGATGATCTACCCGGGGGCGGCGGCTGGGTCACTGGCGTGAACCAGCTGACCTATACCGCTGACTTCGGCCAAGGCATTACAGCCTCGGTCTCAGCCCAGGATCAGGTCGCCTATGGCACGACCAACATCTGGAACATAAACGGCGGCACGGCTGCCAGCCTTGCGACAGGGGCGTACGGCGTCAACGACATCGGCGGTTCGCGCTCTCCGGACCTCATCGCAATGATACGCATCGATCAAGCCTGGGGTCTTTTTCAGGCCTCACTTGCTGCACATGACAACCATGCGGCCTATTACGGCGTTGACGAAACGAGCGGCCATCCCGGTGGCAAGTGGGGGTGGGCTGCTCAGTTGGCGTTGTCTCTTAAAAACATCCCGACTGGGGCGGGTGACACGGTCAACTTGTCCGGCGCCTATACGAGTGGTGCCACGCGCTACAATTTCAACGACCTGATGGCGACCACTTACGCGATGTACGGTGGTACGGGGCTGGCGGGCGCTTACCAGAGCGTCGGCCTAGCCGGTCTGTCTGACTCCGCGTTCGTCGCCGGCGCCGGCCAGGAGTTAACCACGACCTACGGCTTCCATGGTGGTTACACGCATAACTGGGATCCACACTGGAATACGAGCCTCTACGGCGGGTGGGCCGCCGTTCGGCATAATAGCACGGCCAAAAGCTATATCTGCAGCGCCTTCGTTGCGAACCTTTCGCTCTCGAGCGGTTCTGCTGGCTGCAATCCAGACTTCAACTACGGGGTCGTTGGTGTTGTCACGCAGTGGACGCCGGTCAAGAACCTGACGTTTTCGGCTGACCTCGCCTACACCATGCTCGACCAAAAATACGCGAGCGGAAGCACGGTTACATTGCCGCCACAGTCGGCCATCGCCAAACCGGCTGCCGTCTACGAGTTGAAGGACCAGAGCACGCTGACCCTGCTACTCCGAGCTCAGCGTAACTGGTGA
- a CDS encoding ABC transporter permease → MGRLWRWRDRAIGVAVVWLALMLAVAVLADRLAPYDYATLDLRHRLAPPLGLGGSAAHLFGSDELGRDVLARLVISIRVSLLIAFGATLISAALGTMLGVLAAHFRGWVEQVILACVDFQASIPFLILALAVLAFFGNSLLLFVALVGLHGWERYARVTRALAMSSNAQGYAIAVRQLGAGPWRVYLRHILPNIASTLIVTMTLAFPDVILLESGLSFLGLGVQPPLTSLGNMVGYGRDYLARAPWILALPSLAISLTTLSISLVGDWLRDRIDKTLS, encoded by the coding sequence ATGGGCAGGCTATGGCGGTGGCGCGATCGTGCAATCGGCGTGGCGGTCGTCTGGCTTGCCCTCATGCTTGCGGTCGCGGTCTTGGCTGATCGCCTCGCCCCTTACGACTATGCAACCCTCGACCTTCGCCATCGACTCGCTCCACCTCTTGGCCTGGGTGGAAGCGCCGCGCACCTTTTCGGCTCGGATGAGCTCGGCCGCGACGTACTTGCGCGTCTCGTCATATCGATCCGTGTGAGCCTTCTTATCGCCTTCGGAGCCACACTGATCAGTGCCGCCCTCGGCACCATGCTAGGCGTGCTCGCCGCTCATTTCCGCGGCTGGGTCGAGCAAGTCATTCTCGCGTGCGTCGATTTCCAGGCAAGCATACCGTTTCTCATTCTGGCGCTCGCGGTGCTCGCGTTTTTCGGCAATTCTCTGCTGCTCTTCGTGGCGCTCGTCGGTCTCCACGGCTGGGAGCGATACGCTCGTGTCACGCGCGCGCTTGCGATGAGCTCGAATGCGCAAGGCTATGCGATCGCCGTGCGCCAGCTTGGCGCAGGGCCATGGCGCGTCTACTTGCGACATATTCTGCCGAACATCGCCTCGACCTTGATCGTCACCATGACGCTTGCGTTTCCGGACGTCATTCTGCTCGAGAGCGGTCTCAGCTTTCTTGGCCTTGGGGTACAGCCGCCGCTTACGTCGCTCGGCAATATGGTTGGCTACGGTCGTGACTATCTGGCGCGTGCGCCCTGGATCCTCGCGCTGCCCTCGCTGGCCATTTCGCTCACGACGCTATCAATTTCGCTCGTCGGCGATTGGCTGCGCGACCGGATCGACAAGACATTGTCTTGA
- a CDS encoding ABC transporter permease produces the protein MARFIAIRLVRASLTIGLVVTFAFVVLRASGDPARALLSPETPAAAVEAFRKSWGLDAPIWVQYARYLVAVVHGDLGQSMRDGRAAIAVVAERIPVTLMLTVPALILNLCFGIPAGIYAALKRDRLADRLVMMVAVVGFTVPSFVLGLVLVLLFAVKLPWFPSGGAGSGPHMVLPVLTLGLAGAAVLARFTRSAMLEVLGQPYIRTASAKGVPWCSVVTGHALPNAAIALLTIIGFMVGNLIAGTVLVESVFSWPGIGSLLVVSVASRDLAVVQCIMLFVAAAMITTNVAVDLLYGILDPRLREFRSAGGS, from the coding sequence ATGGCTCGCTTCATAGCGATCCGATTGGTGCGCGCGTCGCTCACCATCGGACTAGTGGTCACATTCGCTTTCGTGGTGCTGCGTGCCTCCGGCGATCCCGCCCGCGCGCTGTTATCGCCGGAGACTCCCGCGGCAGCGGTCGAGGCCTTCCGGAAATCATGGGGGCTCGACGCGCCGATCTGGGTCCAATACGCCAGATATCTGGTTGCGGTCGTCCATGGAGATCTTGGCCAATCCATGCGTGACGGGCGGGCCGCCATCGCGGTGGTCGCCGAGCGCATTCCTGTCACGCTGATGCTGACTGTGCCCGCACTCATCCTGAATCTTTGCTTCGGCATCCCGGCCGGCATCTACGCGGCGCTCAAACGCGATCGCCTTGCTGACCGGCTGGTGATGATGGTGGCGGTTGTTGGCTTCACGGTGCCGTCTTTCGTGCTCGGCCTCGTGCTCGTGCTGCTCTTCGCGGTCAAGCTCCCCTGGTTTCCCTCGGGCGGTGCGGGCAGTGGGCCCCATATGGTGCTGCCGGTCTTAACGCTCGGCCTTGCTGGCGCAGCCGTTCTGGCTCGCTTCACCCGCAGCGCCATGCTCGAAGTCCTTGGGCAGCCCTATATCCGCACCGCCAGCGCCAAGGGAGTGCCCTGGTGCAGCGTCGTGACCGGCCACGCCTTGCCCAACGCCGCCATAGCGCTCTTGACCATCATAGGCTTCATGGTTGGCAACCTCATTGCGGGAACGGTCCTCGTTGAAAGCGTCTTTTCATGGCCAGGGATTGGCAGCCTGCTGGTCGTTTCGGTCGCAAGCCGCGATCTGGCCGTCGTCCAGTGCATCATGCTCTTCGTAGCGGCCGCCATGATCACCACTAATGTCGCGGTCGATCTGCTCTATGGCATCCTCGATCCACGCTTGCGCGAATTCCGCTCTGCCGGAGGATCATAA
- a CDS encoding oligopeptide/dipeptide ABC transporter ATP-binding protein: MTRTAPPLLQADRLVRHYCLRQGLFRHQAMVYAVNGLSLKLARGETLGLVGESGCGKSTAGRLLIGLEQPDAGVVTFGGEALPPIGDIQWRRLRMRIQMVFQDPLGALDPRLTIGAQIAEPLEIHRIGSRSEREDRVNVLFADVGLRPDHVKRYPHELSGGQRQRAVLARALATNPDLIVCDEPVSALDVSIQAQVINLFHDLRERWRMAMIFISHDLRVVRQISDRIAVMYLGAIVEEGVSDTVLLDPLHPYSKALVSAVPRPGRRRDRTTLQGDPPNPAARPSGCAFHPRCPAARPICARFAPELRSAPDGRRVACHLIGDGDPERGREA, from the coding sequence ATGACGAGGACTGCTCCGCCGCTTCTCCAAGCCGATCGGCTGGTCCGCCATTATTGTTTGCGACAGGGCCTGTTCCGACATCAAGCGATGGTCTATGCCGTCAATGGGCTCTCTCTGAAATTGGCGCGTGGCGAAACGCTCGGATTGGTTGGCGAATCCGGCTGCGGTAAGTCCACGGCCGGCCGGCTCCTGATCGGCCTGGAACAGCCCGATGCCGGCGTGGTCACCTTCGGCGGGGAAGCTTTACCTCCCATTGGCGATATTCAATGGCGGCGTCTGAGGATGCGGATCCAAATGGTGTTTCAGGATCCGCTGGGCGCGCTCGATCCTCGCCTGACCATCGGCGCGCAGATCGCCGAGCCGCTCGAAATTCATCGGATCGGCAGCAGGTCCGAACGTGAGGATCGGGTCAACGTGCTGTTCGCCGATGTCGGGCTCAGACCCGACCACGTCAAGCGCTATCCGCATGAGCTTTCAGGCGGCCAGCGCCAACGTGCCGTCTTGGCCCGTGCGCTCGCGACCAATCCAGATCTCATCGTCTGCGACGAGCCGGTATCAGCTCTGGATGTCTCCATCCAGGCGCAAGTGATCAATCTTTTCCATGATCTACGGGAGCGGTGGCGCATGGCGATGATCTTCATCAGCCATGATCTGCGCGTGGTCCGGCAAATCAGCGACCGGATTGCTGTCATGTATCTCGGCGCCATCGTCGAAGAAGGAGTGTCCGACACGGTTCTGCTGGATCCTTTGCATCCCTATTCCAAGGCCCTCGTTTCCGCCGTGCCGAGGCCCGGAAGACGTCGCGATCGCACGACCCTTCAAGGAGATCCGCCGAATCCGGCTGCGCGACCAAGCGGGTGCGCATTCCATCCCCGCTGTCCAGCAGCGCGTCCCATTTGCGCGCGGTTCGCGCCAGAACTCAGATCCGCGCCTGACGGGCGCCGCGTCGCCTGCCATCTGATCGGCGATGGTGACCCCGAGCGCGGAAGGGAAGCATGA
- a CDS encoding ABC transporter ATP-binding protein: protein MEQILEITGLRVAFDGVPMLRGIDLTLARGESLGMVGESGCGKSVTWLAALGLLTRRARITGSVRLAGEELLHAPASCLDRVRGGRIAMIFQDPASALNPVHTVGDQIIEALRLHRGMDRRTALAEARRLLDQVGIPDAARRVGAYPHELSGGQSQRAMIAMALAGQPDVLIADEPTTALDVTIQAQILDLLQHIQRETGMALVLISHDLGVVGQICERILVLYAGHIVEELPADRLFDQPIHPYTRGLLAALPSLEAPRHRLPAIPGVVPNAADFPPGCPFAPRCDLRIERCGAWVTELASLRGDARHRAACLHVTGEPPGGEVVAA from the coding sequence ATGGAGCAGATTCTTGAGATCACTGGTCTGCGTGTCGCGTTCGACGGTGTGCCGATGCTGCGTGGGATCGATCTCACGCTCGCGCGGGGTGAATCGCTAGGCATGGTCGGCGAAAGCGGTTGCGGCAAGTCCGTGACATGGCTTGCGGCGCTTGGACTTTTAACCCGGCGCGCTCGGATAACGGGCAGCGTACGCTTGGCCGGCGAGGAGCTTCTGCACGCGCCCGCCTCTTGCCTCGATAGGGTACGCGGTGGTCGAATCGCCATGATCTTTCAGGATCCGGCGAGCGCGCTCAATCCAGTGCACACGGTCGGCGATCAGATCATCGAGGCCCTGCGGCTCCATCGCGGCATGGACCGGCGCACCGCATTGGCCGAAGCGCGGCGCCTGCTGGACCAGGTTGGCATTCCCGATGCGGCGCGCCGGGTTGGCGCCTATCCGCACGAACTCTCCGGCGGGCAGAGCCAGCGCGCCATGATCGCCATGGCACTCGCCGGGCAGCCCGATGTCTTGATTGCTGATGAACCCACGACCGCCTTGGACGTCACCATTCAAGCGCAGATCCTTGACCTTCTGCAGCACATCCAGCGCGAGACGGGCATGGCGCTGGTGCTGATTTCGCATGATCTGGGCGTCGTCGGCCAGATTTGCGAACGCATCCTGGTCCTCTACGCGGGTCACATCGTCGAAGAATTGCCCGCGGATCGCCTCTTTGACCAGCCTATTCACCCCTATACCCGAGGTCTGCTTGCAGCGCTTCCCAGCCTGGAAGCGCCACGGCACCGCTTGCCGGCCATTCCGGGTGTGGTTCCAAACGCAGCAGATTTTCCGCCAGGCTGTCCGTTCGCCCCGCGTTGTGATCTGCGGATCGAACGCTGCGGTGCATGGGTGACTGAGCTCGCGTCGCTCCGTGGCGATGCCCGACACAGGGCCGCCTGCTTGCATGTTACCGGCGAACCGCCTGGGGGTGAGGTCGTGGCTGCATGA
- a CDS encoding ABC transporter substrate-binding protein has product MSGFPRAFDPVIATDTAIRRIMPQLFDTLITFDHGQDMTLQPSLAERWERIDAQSLRLFLRKGVTFHDGTQLTAEDVAFSLGPDHLLGPGRSGMSEALQSLDRLEKVEIVDPYTIVVRAKGADALLEQRLAAWGSEIVSKRAFAAAGSWERWMTAPVGSGPYKLVDHKLDIHVTLAAHNAYWGGRPPFEGIEYRIVPELSARVNGLLASEVDIVTDIPPDQFDGIQKRTDLEVVGGAVQNIRSLVLDQTDPVLKDVRVRRAMSLALDRRLIVESLWENRLPIPNGYQLPSYGAGYIEEFPPLAYDPEKAKELLAAARYHGEQITYRLLNNYYPNQVSTAQTMIEMWRAVGLNVEIQMMENFAQVQAQPVRAIFDTSNTALFLDHLGHPWREYGPSGSLPKSIGIWRNEEYFSLGEKLQEAVQPEQRRPIIRRMLEIINEVDPPCVILHVSGQFYGKRRDVPWLPGLTLDLNFGPSNKALIRT; this is encoded by the coding sequence ATGTCCGGATTTCCTCGCGCATTCGATCCAGTCATTGCGACCGACACTGCGATTCGCCGGATCATGCCGCAGCTTTTCGATACGCTTATCACCTTCGACCACGGCCAGGACATGACGCTGCAGCCCAGCTTGGCTGAGAGGTGGGAGCGGATCGACGCGCAGTCGCTACGACTTTTTTTGCGTAAGGGCGTAACTTTTCACGACGGTACCCAGCTGACTGCCGAAGACGTCGCCTTCAGCCTGGGTCCCGACCACCTGTTGGGACCTGGGCGCAGCGGAATGTCAGAGGCGCTGCAGTCGCTTGACCGCCTTGAGAAGGTCGAAATTGTCGATCCCTACACCATCGTCGTGCGTGCAAAGGGCGCTGACGCGCTGCTCGAGCAGCGGCTCGCCGCTTGGGGATCGGAGATCGTCAGTAAGCGCGCCTTCGCGGCGGCGGGATCGTGGGAGCGCTGGATGACGGCACCCGTCGGAAGCGGGCCGTACAAGCTGGTCGATCATAAGCTCGACATCCATGTCACGTTGGCCGCGCATAATGCGTATTGGGGCGGACGGCCGCCATTCGAAGGTATCGAGTACCGCATCGTTCCCGAACTCTCCGCGCGCGTCAACGGCCTGCTCGCCAGCGAGGTCGATATCGTGACCGACATTCCACCGGACCAGTTCGACGGCATCCAGAAGCGTACCGATCTCGAGGTCGTGGGCGGCGCTGTGCAGAATATCCGCTCCCTCGTGCTTGATCAGACCGATCCAGTTCTGAAGGATGTACGCGTCCGCCGCGCGATGAGCCTTGCACTCGATCGCAGGCTGATCGTGGAAAGCCTGTGGGAGAACCGGCTTCCGATCCCGAATGGCTATCAGCTGCCGAGCTATGGCGCAGGCTATATCGAAGAATTCCCGCCGCTTGCCTATGACCCCGAGAAAGCAAAGGAGCTGCTCGCGGCGGCGCGCTACCATGGAGAGCAGATCACCTATCGCCTGCTCAACAATTACTATCCCAATCAGGTCTCCACCGCGCAGACCATGATCGAGATGTGGCGTGCTGTTGGGCTGAATGTCGAAATCCAGATGATGGAAAATTTCGCGCAAGTTCAAGCTCAACCGGTGCGGGCCATCTTTGATACGTCCAACACGGCGCTGTTTCTCGATCATCTCGGCCATCCCTGGCGCGAATATGGTCCGAGCGGCTCCCTGCCAAAGTCGATCGGAATCTGGAGGAACGAGGAATATTTCTCCCTCGGCGAGAAGCTGCAGGAAGCCGTCCAGCCGGAACAGCGCCGGCCGATCATCCGTCGGATGCTCGAAATCATCAACGAGGTCGATCCGCCTTGCGTGATCCTGCACGTGTCAGGACAGTTCTACGGCAAGCGCCGCGACGTGCCGTGGTTGCCGGGGCTGACGCTCGATCTCAATTTCGGACCGTCCAACAAAGCTCTGATCCGGACCTGA
- a CDS encoding isocitrate lyase/phosphoenolpyruvate mutase family protein: MPLIKATNPIQSQTSSHATQSRNMPPSRRCLAEGNISMNLRAVAIDNDEPRCRWASGTAAHGGIPRQDRGCRDPDFLVIARTEALIAGLGEAEALHRAQAYVGPGADQILIHSKKKDPCETESFSRAWIGSAPLVIVPNAYPDLDAKRVKTLRNVRMMIYGNCGIRASGTAMEETFCRIMADSGVQNVRKDILPVEETFRFQNMHEVKAIEASFLR; encoded by the coding sequence TTGCCACTGATCAAGGCCACGAACCCGATCCAAAGCCAAACCTCTTCACACGCCACTCAATCTCGCAATATGCCGCCATCGAGGCGATGTCTGGCGGAGGGAAATATATCGATGAATTTGCGAGCCGTTGCTATCGACAATGACGAGCCTCGTTGCCGATGGGCGTCAGGAACTGCTGCGCATGGTGGAATTCCGCGGCAAGATCGAGGCTGCCGGGACCCGGACTTTCTTGTCATCGCGCGGACCGAAGCCCTAATAGCAGGTCTCGGCGAGGCGGAAGCCCTGCATAGGGCCCAAGCCTATGTGGGGCCTGGCGCCGACCAGATCCTGATCCACTCGAAAAAGAAGGATCCTTGCGAGACCGAGAGTTTTTCGCGCGCCTGGATCGGATCGGCGCCGCTCGTGATCGTGCCGAACGCTTACCCGGATCTCGACGCCAAGCGGGTCAAGACGCTGCGCAATGTCCGCATGATGATCTACGGCAATTGCGGCATCCGCGCCTCCGGCACTGCCATGGAGGAGACTTTCTGCCGAATCATGGCCGACAGCGGTGTCCAGAACGTCCGCAAGGACATCCTGCCAGTGGAGGAGACCTTCAGGTTTCAGAATATGCATGAGGTTAAGGCGATCGAAGCTAGCTTCCTTCGCTGA
- a CDS encoding LysR family transcriptional regulator, whose translation MAAEHDGVPLNAIRVFVTIAREGSVTRAASTLGTTQSSVSRYLAVLQDYFGADLVERKGRRSELTEFGRLFVNTVAEPLDTVCFTAKRMRRRNRPDDANRIVVRTSLSTFAYSVLIPNLQAFSAEMGGVIVDVISSLSPPTSSDNFDVLITRDLSVVEPADDWEIYNETLVCVGSPNHVAGKTLSVVRSMPILNITSRPDILPTWLRAMNLTTKDIKSGARYDHNYLALPAAITGNCLLVAPEIIVSELVRGGALHAIPGSRAPSGMQYRAYAVDRSDNPEIARAFCRWIARLCKKAAIPEAA comes from the coding sequence ATGGCCGCCGAACACGATGGAGTGCCCCTCAATGCGATCCGAGTGTTTGTGACGATTGCACGAGAGGGAAGTGTAACACGCGCAGCTAGCACATTGGGAACAACACAGAGCTCGGTCAGCCGTTATCTGGCTGTGTTGCAAGACTACTTTGGTGCAGACCTCGTGGAACGGAAGGGTCGGCGCAGCGAGTTGACGGAATTCGGACGGCTTTTTGTAAACACCGTTGCCGAACCGCTTGATACAGTGTGCTTTACCGCCAAGAGAATGCGGCGCCGGAATCGACCTGACGACGCCAATCGGATTGTGGTCCGCACCTCGCTTTCCACTTTTGCCTACTCCGTTCTGATTCCGAATCTCCAGGCGTTCTCTGCTGAGATGGGCGGCGTAATCGTGGACGTGATCAGTTCATTGTCTCCGCCAACATCCTCCGACAATTTCGACGTCTTGATTACTCGTGATCTTTCCGTCGTTGAACCAGCCGACGATTGGGAGATCTACAATGAGACACTTGTATGCGTAGGGTCTCCAAATCACGTAGCGGGAAAAACGCTCTCCGTTGTTCGTTCGATGCCAATTTTGAACATCACATCTCGGCCGGATATCCTGCCCACATGGCTGAGGGCGATGAATCTCACCACAAAAGATATAAAGTCGGGAGCGCGATACGATCACAATTACCTTGCTCTACCGGCTGCCATCACGGGAAACTGCTTGCTGGTAGCGCCTGAAATCATTGTCAGCGAACTCGTGCGCGGCGGCGCGCTGCATGCGATACCAGGATCGCGGGCTCCCAGTGGCATGCAGTATCGCGCCTACGCGGTCGATCGCAGCGACAATCCTGAAATCGCTCGTGCCTTCTGCCGATGGATCGCTCGGCTCTGCAAAAAGGCCGCAATCCCGGAAGCCGCCTAA
- a CDS encoding DUF2285 domain-containing protein, whose translation MIVVDLPLDRDFDIRSQAAQRFWRALEQRPLGPSPRALPIQTRHRLILALRAADGWLEGNSYRKVAQGLFGALRMPDRGWKTSDLRSRIIRLVKMGLRLVRGGYRALLRHKRKDKYDEL comes from the coding sequence GTGATTGTCGTCGACCTGCCGCTCGACCGCGATTTCGACATTCGATCGCAGGCGGCACAGCGCTTCTGGCGAGCGCTCGAACAGCGTCCCCTCGGCCCGTCTCCACGTGCTCTGCCAATCCAGACCCGGCATCGGCTCATTCTTGCTCTGCGTGCCGCAGATGGATGGCTGGAAGGAAACAGCTATCGCAAAGTCGCGCAAGGCCTGTTCGGCGCGCTTCGCATGCCCGATCGAGGATGGAAAACAAGCGATCTGCGCAGCCGGATCATTCGCCTGGTCAAGATGGGGCTGCGTCTTGTCCGGGGCGGTTATCGCGCTTTGCTCCGTCACAAGCGCAAAGACAAGTACGATGAGTTATAA
- a CDS encoding DUF2285 domain-containing protein: protein MSADPKIADVAPNAPELTPYDEQHVVTYMRLLDAQADNADWREVARIVLGVDPVLEPDRARRAFDTHLARAKWMARHGYRHLLRRGWPKGE from the coding sequence GTGTCGGCCGATCCGAAGATTGCAGATGTGGCGCCCAACGCGCCTGAGCTTACGCCATACGACGAGCAGCACGTCGTTACCTACATGCGCCTTCTCGATGCACAGGCGGATAATGCAGATTGGCGCGAAGTCGCGCGCATTGTGCTCGGTGTTGATCCGGTCCTTGAGCCGGATCGCGCGCGCCGTGCTTTCGACACTCATTTGGCTCGGGCCAAATGGATGGCGCGTCACGGCTATCGTCATCTCCTGCGACGCGGTTGGCCGAAGGGTGAATAA
- a CDS encoding helix-turn-helix transcriptional regulator — MDLRETFATNLRRLRNARGWSQDELAFEAKISRGYLSELETGEYYVSIKIIGRLADKLDVEPAEFLKRPSKRGR, encoded by the coding sequence ATGGACCTGCGGGAGACATTCGCCACTAACTTGCGCCGTCTGCGCAATGCGAGGGGATGGTCGCAGGACGAGCTTGCCTTCGAGGCAAAGATAAGCCGGGGCTATTTGAGTGAGCTTGAAACGGGCGAGTACTACGTCAGCATAAAAATCATAGGTCGCCTTGCCGACAAGCTCGACGTTGAGCCTGCTGAGTTCTTGAAACGGCCTTCAAAGAGAGGGCGCTAG